A stretch of Pseudoprevotella muciniphila DNA encodes these proteins:
- a CDS encoding terminase gpP N-terminus-related DNA-binding protein: MTKQEKTTKREANGTGSELPERTRLSREQIERKKTLGRSLYLSGMELTEIAEQLSVSRQSVSKWCSNDGWKEARAAKNISRPELVNKLLLAIDNLIAQVNASGDPEAIGALADKLSKLSSTIEKLDKKANVIDAIEVFMAFNRWIQDQACYDPEITPELIKAINKYQNKFLMEKMASPSAL, encoded by the coding sequence ATGACAAAACAAGAAAAGACAACGAAGAGAGAGGCAAACGGAACTGGTTCCGAATTGCCCGAACGCACCAGGCTTTCGCGTGAGCAGATTGAAAGGAAAAAGACGCTCGGACGCTCACTGTACCTGTCAGGCATGGAACTGACAGAAATTGCCGAACAATTAAGCGTGTCCCGTCAGTCTGTCTCCAAGTGGTGCAGCAACGACGGATGGAAGGAGGCGCGTGCAGCCAAGAACATCTCACGACCGGAACTCGTCAACAAGTTGCTCCTCGCAATCGACAACCTCATCGCGCAGGTCAATGCGTCAGGCGACCCCGAAGCCATCGGAGCACTCGCAGACAAACTCTCGAAACTATCATCCACCATCGAGAAACTTGACAAGAAGGCGAACGTCATCGACGCCATAGAGGTATTCATGGCATTCAACCGGTGGATTCAGGACCAGGCATGCTACGACCCCGAAATCACACCCGAACTCATCAAGGCAATCAACAAGTACCAGAACAAGTTCCTCATGGAAAAGATGGCATCGCCGTCTGCACTATAG
- a CDS encoding HK97 family phage prohead protease, with the protein MSKTKRVRISNERLNSYGTRVLTAGMDVEQYNRNPVLLYMHERGQVIGYVKDLRVEGDEVTGELMFDEATELSQRCKKQWEFGSLKMVSVGIDILELSEDPKHLVQGQTSPTISKSKLFEVSLVDIGANDDAIVLQKDGKRIELGKDAARELPLLHSNNNKNQKTKQMDQEKLALQLGLPKDADEATINAKLAKLQADGAEAETLRQERDTLRAARIETLVNAAIAEKKIGEDKKQQFLDLGKKIGADELKQTFDAMSPQVKLSHIVGGGAPAGGHAEYKKLSDVPSDELSKLREQNPAQYKKLYKAEYGIECEI; encoded by the coding sequence ATGAGCAAGACAAAACGAGTGAGAATCAGCAACGAGCGCCTGAACAGTTACGGCACGCGTGTACTTACGGCCGGCATGGACGTTGAGCAGTACAACAGGAACCCCGTACTACTTTATATGCACGAGCGTGGTCAGGTTATCGGCTACGTGAAAGACCTGCGGGTTGAAGGTGACGAGGTGACTGGCGAACTGATGTTTGACGAGGCCACGGAACTGAGTCAGCGCTGCAAGAAGCAGTGGGAGTTCGGCAGCCTGAAGATGGTGAGTGTCGGTATCGACATTCTGGAACTGAGCGAAGACCCGAAGCATTTGGTGCAGGGTCAGACCAGTCCGACCATCAGCAAAAGCAAACTGTTCGAGGTGTCGCTTGTTGACATCGGTGCTAACGACGATGCCATTGTTCTGCAGAAGGACGGCAAGCGCATAGAGTTAGGCAAAGACGCGGCGAGAGAGTTGCCGCTGCTGCATAGTAATAACAACAAAAATCAAAAAACAAAGCAAATGGATCAAGAGAAGTTAGCCCTTCAATTGGGCTTGCCTAAGGATGCCGACGAAGCGACCATCAACGCGAAGCTGGCAAAGCTGCAGGCTGACGGTGCGGAGGCTGAGACCCTGCGCCAGGAACGCGACACGCTGCGTGCCGCCCGTATTGAAACCCTTGTGAACGCTGCCATTGCCGAGAAGAAGATCGGCGAGGACAAGAAACAGCAGTTCCTGGATCTCGGCAAAAAAATCGGTGCCGACGAGTTGAAGCAGACCTTCGACGCCATGTCGCCCCAGGTGAAGCTGAGCCACATCGTAGGCGGTGGTGCCCCAGCGGGTGGCCATGCCGAGTACAAGAAGCTGAGTGACGTGCCGAGCGACGAGTTGTCGAAGCTGCGTGAGCAGAACCCGGCGCAGTACAAGAAACTGTACAAGGCCGAGTACGGCATAGAATGTGAGATTTAA
- a CDS encoding N-acetylmuramoyl-L-alanine amidase translates to MSKVVILGTAHGVNVAGKCSPDGRFREYRFSREVISMLKPRLESLGLTVFVDMPQDVVPLPMSTELSQRCKIVNGICGKYGKENCVYVSIHVNAAGGDGKWHDARGFAVYVSRSCSSSSKRLAKLLCDLALVRGLRGNRSVPGEHYWQAGFYVLKHTVCPAVLSENLFQDNRADVEFLMSPSGKEAVAALHLDALKQYFGINQ, encoded by the coding sequence ATGAGCAAGGTTGTTATTCTCGGTACTGCCCACGGTGTGAACGTGGCAGGTAAATGCTCTCCGGACGGCAGGTTCCGCGAGTACAGGTTCAGCCGTGAGGTCATCTCGATGCTCAAGCCGCGTCTTGAGTCGCTGGGTCTGACGGTATTCGTTGACATGCCTCAGGACGTTGTCCCTCTCCCCATGAGCACCGAGCTGTCCCAGCGCTGCAAGATTGTGAACGGCATCTGCGGCAAATATGGCAAGGAGAACTGCGTGTATGTGAGCATTCACGTGAATGCTGCCGGCGGTGATGGCAAGTGGCACGACGCCCGCGGTTTTGCGGTGTATGTGTCGCGTTCGTGCTCATCGTCGAGCAAGCGCCTGGCGAAGTTGCTGTGCGACCTTGCGCTTGTCCGCGGTCTGCGCGGCAACCGCTCGGTACCCGGTGAGCATTACTGGCAGGCCGGCTTCTACGTGCTGAAGCACACTGTCTGCCCTGCGGTACTCAGTGAGAACTTGTTCCAGGACAACCGCGCGGATGTGGAGTTCCTGATGTCGCCATCCGGCAAGGAGGCTGTCGCGGCACTCCATCTTGATGCTCTGAAGCAGTATTTTGGTATCAATCAATAA